TCCTATGGGCGGGGAGGCTAGTGGGCAAGCGCGGCGGCCTGATCGGCAACGATCTTCGCGCGCTCCGCCTGCGGCAGAACGTCACGCAGCAGCAGCTGGCCGATCAGATCGGCGTAACGCGCCAGACGGTCAACGCCATCGAGGGAAACAGGTATTCGCCGTCCCTGGAGGTGGCCTTCCGGATCGCGCGGGCCCTGGGGGCGGGGGTGGAAGAGGTGTTCAGCTACGACGAGGGGTGAACCAGGGGTCAGAGCTTCCAGCT
The sequence above is drawn from the Deinococcus koreensis genome and encodes:
- a CDS encoding helix-turn-helix transcriptional regulator; the protein is MGKRGGLIGNDLRALRLRQNVTQQQLADQIGVTRQTVNAIEGNRYSPSLEVAFRIARALGAGVEEVFSYDEG